In Dromaius novaehollandiae isolate bDroNov1 chromosome 4, bDroNov1.hap1, whole genome shotgun sequence, a single genomic region encodes these proteins:
- the CD8B gene encoding T-cell surface glycoprotein CD8 beta chain, whose protein sequence is MARQWLHLYLCLQVPGFCTSLLLSQTPGQILAQTNNKTEITCHIKKDQSGVYWYRWNQERQLFQFLVFANPLGNSAYGTGVSREKFSVHGGSSQNSYNLQIRSLQASDNGTYYCTISQFAELVFGSGTRLSVVDVLPLPPKPTRAPPSKKPTRSITKSKPADKRDSCSPFVWAPLAACALILLLCLAAAGHRFHRLRRRLRLRVHKQ, encoded by the exons ATGGCACGGCAGTGGCTCCATCTCTACCTCTGCCTCCAGGTCCCAG GTTTCTGTACAAGTCTACTTCTGTCTCAGACTCCAGGACAAATTTTAGCCCAAActaacaacaaaacagaaatcaccTGTCACATAAAAAAAGATCAGTCTGGGGTGTACTGGTACCGATGGAACCAGGAGAGGCAACTTTTCCAGTTCTTGGTGTTTGCAAACCCGCTGGGCAACAGCGCGTACGGCACAGGCGTCAGCAGGGAGAAGTTTAGTGTCCACGGGGGAAGTTCTCAGAACTCCTACAATCTGCAGATCCGCAGCCTCCAGGCTTCAGACAACGGCACGTACTACTGCACCATCTCCCAGTTCGCGGAGCTCGTTTTCGGCAGCGGGACGAGGCTCAGCGTGG TTGATGTTTTGCCTCTGCCTCCGAAGCCCACTCGAGCACCACCCTCCAAAAAGCCCACACGGTCCATCACCAAAAGCAAACCCGCCGACAAGAGAG ATTCCTGCAGCCCCTTCGTCTGGGCCCCGCTGGCCGCGTGTGCCctcatcctgctgctctgcctggctgccgCCGGCCATCGCTTTCACC GGCTGCGGAGGAGGCTGCGGCTTCGCGTCCACAAGCAGTAA
- the CD8A gene encoding T-cell surface glycoprotein CD8 alpha chain, with protein sequence MARSPSLLFLLSLGLGCCAIQDQKYRMTAKFRDSKITHPQLRQRLELECLPIDKDSGISWIRQDKHGTLHFVVFISTLSRTTFKGNTETSTRFEATRDSRTSRLVVKSFLQQDEGNYFCLINNNQILYFSTGQPVFLPVTTTRAPTTAAPTTLSSIPKAETRQKTPAPETSKEEVLNFSCDIFIWIPLGCGCLLLLIALLITITLCQKTRRRRCRCKRPANRKPQGKPGMPNRHI encoded by the exons ATGGCCAGATCTCCTTCGCTGCTGTTTCTGCTCAGTCTGGGTCTCG GCTGCTGTGCGATCCAGGACCAAAAGTACAGGATGACAGCCAAGTTTCGGGACAGCAAGATCACACACCCCCAGCTGAGGCAGCGGCTGGAGCTGGAGTGTCTGCCTATCGACAAGGATAGCGGGATATCCTGGATCCGCCAGGACAAGCATGGCACCCTTCACTTCGTAGTGTTCATTAGCACCCTGTCTCGAACGACCTTTAAAGGGAACACAGAAACATCTACACGCTTTGAGGCAACGAGAGACAGCAGAACCTCCCGACTGGTCGTGAAGTCTTTCCTTCAGCAGGACGAGGGGAATTATTTCTGCCTCATCAACAATAaccaaatactgtatttcagcaCTGGCCAACCTGTCTTCCTCCCAG TCACAACCACAAGGGCACCCACCACAGCTGCACCCACCACCCTGAGCAGCATCCCCAAGGCAGAGACCCGCCAGAAGACGCCCGCGCCAG AGACAAGCAAGGAGGAAGTCCTGAATTTCTCCTGTGACATTTTCATCTGGATTCCCTTGGGCTGCGGCTGTCTCCTTCTCCTCATTGCCCTGCTGATCACCATCACCCTGTGTCAAA AAACCAGGAGACGAAGATGCAGATGCAAAAG aCCTGCAAACAGGAAGCCCCAGGGGAAGCCCGGCATGCCAAACCGACATATATAA